One stretch of Streptomyces sp. NBC_00443 DNA includes these proteins:
- a CDS encoding N-acetylmuramoyl-L-alanine amidase: protein MAAPMAPADWRRALKAEGVRFIELDGWTTRGRDQATGKTFGPVNGVLNHHTAGRDSLDLIAYRGQGAAVPPPLAHALLRKDGVVVLVADGRANHAGLAAKNSFDAIVAEKPIPRPSKASGTVDGNDHLYGLETENLGNGTDVYTRAQYDAWVRFNAAICRFHGWGAGSCAGHLETSVEGKPDPKGPVDGYGRRGRFQFTMGQLRADVHERLAHAPSWSPPTEEVTTMPDYVNLGLAHGYQLAPGTWDDVEFTTEWNDEAGDHDPNSPTFVEGPAGFTGSVSFRFAHLPVGEVVQVRMSEYDAAGELKANHPIHEVIGTAGGTFSVVPLTKRVGPGRSMRVRLLNQSEEHIEVASAVLTAWVWEG, encoded by the coding sequence ATGGCTGCTCCCATGGCGCCGGCCGACTGGCGCCGGGCGCTGAAGGCCGAGGGCGTCCGCTTCATCGAGCTCGACGGGTGGACCACCCGGGGCCGGGACCAGGCCACCGGCAAGACCTTCGGCCCGGTGAACGGGGTCCTCAACCACCACACCGCCGGGCGTGACTCCCTCGACCTGATCGCCTACCGCGGGCAGGGGGCGGCCGTCCCGCCGCCCCTGGCTCACGCGCTGCTGCGTAAGGACGGCGTCGTCGTCCTGGTCGCCGACGGCCGCGCGAACCATGCCGGTCTGGCGGCGAAGAACTCGTTCGACGCGATCGTTGCCGAGAAGCCGATCCCGAGGCCGTCCAAGGCGTCCGGGACGGTCGACGGCAATGACCACCTGTACGGCCTGGAGACGGAGAATCTCGGCAACGGGACGGACGTCTACACCCGGGCCCAGTACGACGCATGGGTCCGCTTCAACGCCGCGATCTGCCGCTTCCACGGCTGGGGCGCCGGATCCTGCGCCGGGCACCTGGAGACCAGCGTCGAGGGCAAGCCCGACCCGAAGGGGCCCGTCGACGGCTACGGCCGGCGCGGTCGCTTCCAGTTCACCATGGGGCAGCTCCGCGCCGACGTCCATGAGCGCCTGGCGCACGCGCCGAGCTGGTCCCCGCCCACCGAGGAGGTCACCACCATGCCCGATTACGTGAACCTGGGGCTCGCGCACGGCTACCAGCTCGCTCCCGGTACGTGGGACGACGTGGAGTTCACGACCGAGTGGAACGACGAGGCCGGGGACCACGACCCGAACAGCCCGACGTTCGTGGAGGGGCCGGCCGGGTTCACCGGGTCCGTGTCGTTCCGCTTCGCGCACCTGCCGGTGGGCGAGGTCGTCCAGGTCCGCATGTCGGAATACGACGCGGCCGGGGAGCTGAAGGCGAACCATCCGATTCACGAGGTGATCGGCACGGCGGGCGGCACGTTCTCCGTGGTGCCCCTGACGAAGCGGGTCGGCCCCGGCCGGTCCATGCGGGTCCGGCTGCTGAACCAGTCGGAGGAACACATCGAGGTCGCCAGCGCCGTCCTGACGGCGTGGGTGTGGGAGGGCTGA
- a CDS encoding holin, which translates to MAEPIERKVKWATAAAYLTSSGLLGVLAAVQDNARVLEPLPDSISPLVLSLVPGLITFAAGWKARHTPRPNLRR; encoded by the coding sequence ATGGCAGAGCCGATCGAGCGCAAGGTGAAGTGGGCGACCGCCGCGGCTTACCTGACGTCGTCGGGGCTCCTCGGAGTGCTCGCCGCGGTGCAGGACAACGCCCGGGTCCTGGAGCCGCTGCCCGACAGCATCAGCCCCCTCGTCCTGTCCCTGGTCCCCGGCCTGATCACGTTCGCCGCCGGGTGGAAGGCGAGGCACACGCCGCGCCCCAACCTGCGGAGGTGA
- a CDS encoding glycine-rich domain-containing protein, which yields MASVCVDDSYFDVGPDGRLTMVPGSLGLRDILYFKESGTHEFNKAAYPWLARIWVQVQAAGGGAAGARANAGQLVAGPGGTGGGYAERLIEASALGATETIVVGEPGSAGTPTVDGGNGGNSSFGGFCTANGGFGGQVVMSSGAGPVCYSGMAGPLAGIGDIAEGGGASGGPFRISGEQGQSGPGGDARLGHGGWQRASTGGGGAGRGYGGGAAGALARDGDSTNGTPGQGGVVIVWLYG from the coding sequence GTGGCCAGTGTGTGTGTCGATGACAGCTACTTCGACGTCGGACCTGACGGTCGGCTGACGATGGTCCCCGGTTCCCTGGGGCTGCGAGACATCCTGTACTTCAAGGAGTCGGGAACCCACGAGTTCAACAAGGCCGCCTATCCCTGGCTCGCCCGTATTTGGGTCCAGGTCCAGGCAGCCGGGGGCGGCGCGGCCGGCGCGAGGGCGAATGCGGGCCAACTGGTCGCCGGACCGGGGGGAACGGGCGGCGGGTACGCGGAGCGGCTGATCGAGGCATCGGCGCTCGGCGCGACGGAGACGATCGTCGTCGGCGAGCCCGGCAGCGCGGGCACCCCGACCGTCGACGGTGGCAACGGCGGGAACAGCTCCTTCGGTGGGTTCTGCACCGCGAACGGGGGCTTCGGCGGACAGGTGGTCATGTCCTCGGGGGCGGGGCCGGTCTGCTACTCGGGTATGGCTGGCCCTCTCGCCGGGATCGGTGATATCGCCGAGGGCGGAGGGGCGAGCGGCGGCCCGTTCCGGATCAGCGGGGAGCAGGGGCAGAGCGGCCCGGGTGGCGACGCGCGGCTCGGTCACGGCGGGTGGCAGCGTGCCTCTACCGGTGGCGGCGGTGCGGGCCGCGGCTACGGCGGAGGCGCGGCCGGCGCCCTCGCGCGGGACGGCGACAGCACGAACGGCACCCCCGGACAGGGCGGCGTCGTGATCGTCTGGCTCTACGGCTGA